One Gossypium hirsutum isolate 1008001.06 chromosome A11, Gossypium_hirsutum_v2.1, whole genome shotgun sequence genomic window carries:
- the LOC107957297 gene encoding myosin heavy chain, clone 203-like — protein sequence MKKFAANPMTTPEYDRWRDHRINNNIPSLDQGNLRSIEEHLKVIPSELEIIRQDFERKSLELEKRIEQLEEEKMQLGLDVDVQKLEAERLRKGENNAEEDLDSLKTDYKKLRRSMRTAGLGKTSEQWQQEVKEEQSKANQWEEKFRDAQAREGALKRSLVEVQNEKEGLRIRVSELERSLYQYHSRNSAIELKSSQNRIEELKENIEELK from the coding sequence ATGAAAAAGTTTGCTGCCAATCCCATGACTACTCCTGAGTACGACCGATGGAGGGATCATAGGATTAACAACAACATCCCTTCGTTAGATCAAGGGAATCTTCGGTCGATAGAAGAACACTTGAAAGTAATCCCATCTGAGTTAGAAATCATCAGGCAAGATTTTGAGAGAAAGAGTCTGGAGCTAGAGAAAAGGATCGAGCAAttggaggaagaaaaaatgcagctGGGGTTAGATGTCGATGTCCAGAAACTAGAAGCTGAAAGACTTAGAAAAGGGGAAAACAATGCTGAAGAGGACTTGGACAGTTTGAAAACAGACTATAAGAAGCTGCGTAGATCAATGAGAACCGCTGggttaggaaaaacatccgaacAGTGGCAACAGGAAGTTAAAGAAGAGCAAAGCAAAGCCAACCAGTGGGAAGAAAAATTTCGCGATGCTCAAGCTCGAGAAGGTGCTCTGAAAAGAAGTTTGGTAGAAGTCCAGAATGAAAAGGAGGGGTTAAGAATTCGAGTATCAGAGTTAGAGAGGTCATTGTATCAGTATCACTCGCGTAACTCTGCAATCGAGTTGAAATCTAGTCAGAACAGAAtcgaagaattaaaagaaaatatagaagAACTCAAATAG